A genome region from Solanum pennellii chromosome 12, SPENNV200 includes the following:
- the LOC107006788 gene encoding uncharacterized protein LOC107006788 has product MKSSTSKLIMGAILIMVVTLAIILGLLLVFLVEFFCSLLLARRQRSKTPVNFAITSTTQSPPPLECQSIVPITSSHSSFYAQLGVLHVPRSYLFPKISTKDHHNFDDIEIVQNVPYPKLVHEVQSHQCSTSSTTIEEQFMYISNPIYDNTKIEHDTPFETPDTSPSCLELIIDSSSEGEEENCGISTCSSTPSSVLLTPMKKLPIEACSISLRSGSINSNNSTSSSGSPCTSPSW; this is encoded by the coding sequence ATGAAGTCTAGTACTTCCAAGTTAATAATGGGAGCAATATTAATAATGGTGGTGACCCTTGCAATAATTCTAGGCCTACTCTTAGTTTttcttgttgaatttttttgttccCTCTTACTTGCTAGGCGTCAACGGTCAAAAACACCTGTAAATTTCGCGATAACCTCTACCACACAATCACCACCACCACTAGAGTGTCAATCAATTGTTCCAATTACAAGTAGTCATAGTAGCTTTTATGCACAATTAGGGGTTCTTCATGTTCCAAGAAGTTACCTCTTTCCTAAAATTTCCACTAAAGATCATCATAACTTTGATGATATTGAAATAGTCCAAAATGTGCCATACCCTAAATTAGTCCATGAAGTACAATCACATCAATGTAGCACTAGTAGTACTACTATTGAGGAACAATTTATGTACATATCAAATCCAATTTATGATAACACAAAAATTGAGCATGACACACCGTTTGAAACGCCAGATACATCCCCATCCTGTCTCGAATTAATCATTGATAGTTCTTCggagggagaagaagaaaattgtgGAATATCAACATGTTCTAGTACACCTTCTTCAGTACTATTAACTCCGATGAAGAAACTCCCAATCGAGGCATGTTCAATTTCACTAAGAAGTGGCTCTATTAATAGTAACAATTCTACTTCTTCCTCTGGATCTCCATGTACTTCTCCTTCTTggtaa
- the LOC107006673 gene encoding uncharacterized protein LOC107006673 translates to MASQKVITIITTSSDNSAGDSHPPANCPKGHCLCSPTTHRGSFRCRYHRTSGETTSAAWFKRSKSMPVNNNNNNNNNLSSISPKSVEST, encoded by the exons ATGGCTTCCCAAAAAGTTATTACTATCATCACTACTTCCTCCGATAACTCCGCCGGAGATTCACACCCGCCGGCGAATTGTCCGAAAGGACACTGTTTGTGCTCTCCGACGACCCATCGAGGATCGTTCAG GTGCAGGTACCACCGTACCTCTGGTGAGACAACAAGTGCTGCATGGTTCAAAAGATCAAAATCCATGCctgttaataataataataataataataataatttgtcaTCAATTTCTCCTAAGTCAGTTGaatctacttaa